A genomic region of Vitis vinifera cultivar Pinot Noir 40024 chromosome 7, ASM3070453v1 contains the following coding sequences:
- the LOC100254567 gene encoding putative kinase-like protein TMKL1, which translates to MELQLFFFVFFFFFFIVSSISLIDSPSSSSSSSSDVELLLNKIKPSLQGSYSDNLLLSSWNTSVPLCQWRGLKWVFSNGSPLLCTDLSSPHWTNLSLSKDPSLHLLSLQLPSANLTGSLPKELGELSALQSLYLNVNSLTGTIPLELGYSPSLSDLDLGNNQLSGALTPAIWNLCDRLVSLRLHANRLSGSVPEPVLPNSTCNNLQFLDLGDNQFSGSFPEFVTRFDGLKELDLGNNLFSGSIPEGLAKLNLEKLNLSYNNFSGVLPVFGESKYGVEVFEGNNAGLCGSPLRSCKSNSGLSPGAIAGIVIGLMTGSVVLASLLIGYVQGKKRKSRGENEEEFEEGEDDENGSGGSGDGKLILFQGGEHLTLEDVLNATGQVMEKTSYGTVYKAKLADGGSIALRLLREGSCKDSNSCLPVIKQLGRVRHENLIPLRAFYQGKRGEKLLIYDYLPNRSLHDLLHETRAGKPVLNWARRHKIALGIARGLAFLHTVEAPITHGNVRSKNVLIDEFFVARLTEFGLDKVMVPAVADEMVALAKTDGYKAPELQKMKKCNSRTDVYAFGILLLEILIGKKPGKNGRSGDFVDLPSMVKVAVLEETTMEVFDVEVLKGIRSPMEEGLVQALKLAMGCCAPVASVRPTMDEVVKQLEENRPRNRSALYSPSETRSEIGTPF; encoded by the exons atggagcttcaacttttcttcttcgtcttcttcttctttttcttcatagtTTCATCCATCTCTCTCATTGAttccccttcttcttcttcttcttcttcttcggaTGTTGAGCTTTTGTTGAACAAGATCAAGCCTTCGCTTCAAGGCAGCTACTCGGATAATCTCCTTCTATCTTCGTGGAACACCTCTGTGCCACTCTGCCAATGGCGGGGCCTTAAGTGGGTCTTCTCCAACGGctctcctctcctctgcacTGACCTGTCCTCTCCTCACTGGACCAACCTCTCTCTCTCCAAAGACCCTTCTCTCCACCTTCTTTCTCTTCAGCTCCCTTCTGCTAATCTTACTGGCTCACTTCCCAAGGAGCTCGGGGAGCTTTCTGCGCTCCAGAGCCTCTACCTCAATGTCAACTCGCTCACTGGGACTATCCCTTTGGAGCTCGGTTACAGCCCTTCTCTCTCCGACCTCGATTTGGGGAATAATCAGTTGAGTGGAGCTCTCACCCCGGCGATTTGGAACCTTTGTGACCGGCTCGTTTCTCTGAGGCTTCACGCCAATCGGCTATCTGGGTCTGTGCCAGAACCTGTTTTACCCAACTCCACTTGCAATAATTTGCAGTTTCTTGATTTGGGTGACAACCAGTTTTCCGGGTCGTTTCCGGAGTTTGTCACCAGGTTTGATGGCCTCAAAGAGCTTGATCTTGGGAACAATTTGTTTTCTGGATCGATTCCGGAGGGTTTGGCCAAGTTGAATCTTGAGAAATTGAACCTTTCGTACAATAATTTTAGTGGAGTGTTGCCAGTTTTTGGTgaatccaagtatggagtggaGGTCTTTGAAGGGAACAATGCTGGGCTTTGTGGGTCTCCTCTGAGGAGTTGCAAGAGCAACTCAGGATTGAGCCCCGGGGCAATCGCCGGGATTGTGATCGGTTTGATGACCGGATCAGTAGTCCTAGCTTCATTACTAATTGGGTATGTGCaggggaagaagaggaagagtaGGGGAGAAAACGAGGAGGAATTCGAGGAAGGCGAAGATGACGAAAATGGCAGTGGAGGAAGTGGAGATGGGAAGCTTATACTGTTTCAGGGAGGCGAGCATTTGACACTGGAGGACGTGTTGAATGCAACGGGGCAAGTGATGGAGAAGACGAGCTACGGGACAGTGTATAAAGCAAAGCTTGCAGATGGAGGGAGCATTGCGTTGAGGCTACTGAGGGAAGGCAGTTGTAAGGATAGTAATTCGTGTTTGCCGGTGATAAAGCAATTGGGAAGGGTTAGGCATGAGAATTTGATTCCATTGAGAGCTTTCTATCAGGGGAAAAGAGGGGAGAAGCTTCTCATCTATGACTATCTGCCCAACAGATCCCTCCATGACCTCTTGCATG AGACTAGAGCAGGAAAACCAGTGCTGAACTGGGCTCGGCGACACAAGATTGCATTGGGTATAGCCAGGGGGCTAGCATTTCTTCATACAGTTGAAGCACCTATTACTCATGGGAATGTGAGATCCAAGAATGTACTTATAGACGAATTTTTTGTGGCCAGGCTTACTGAGTTTGGGCTTGACAAAGTAATGGTTCCAGCTGTAGCAGATGAAATGGTGGCACTTGCAAAAACTGATGGTTACAAGGCACCAGAGCTTCAAAAGATGAAGAAATGCAATTCCAGGACAGATGTTTATGCATTTGGGATACTGTTGTTGGAGATATTGATAGGAAAGAAGCCtgggaaaaatggaagaagtgGTGATTTCGTGGATTTGCCCTCAATGGTCAAAGTGGCCGTTCTAGAGGAGACCACCATGGAGGTTTTCGATGTGGAAGTTTTGAAGGGAATAAGGAGTCCAATGGAGGAAGGGTTGGTTCAAGCATTGAAGCTTGCAATGGGTTGCTGTGCTCCTGTAGCTTCAGTTAGACCCACAATGGATGAGGTTGTGAAGCAGTTGGAGGAGAATAGACCAAGGAACAGGTCTGCTTTGTACAGCCCCAGTGAAACAAGGAGTGAAATTGGTACCCCCTTTTGA